The genomic DNA TTTGATTGTTCAGTTCTAGCGGGGGGAGTGTGTCGGAGTCGACGCTGTCGGGGACGCTTATTTGGGACAGAGCGATGGAGAAGTTTTCCTTCAGGCTGTCATTTACGGATAGGGTAAATGCTAGGGTGTCATTGCTGACGGTCATCAGGGAGTCGTCAACATTGTGATAACCCAAACGCAGCATTCGGGAACGATTCTCAGGGAGCGAGACCCAGTTGTCCTTATTGCTGTAGTAGGAATAACTTTTGTGGGTGGGTGTACATTCTTGACAGGAGTCGCAATTCCCTTCGGCTTCGGTTTGGGCTTCTTCCAACGCTTTTTCTGCAAGGATGGTTGATGCTTTTAAATGATAGGTAAGCCATTTCACGTTATAAGGACTGCAGGTGGTCACTAGGTAGGTGAGGCAAAGGCTTGCTAATGTCCACCATACTTTCTTCTTGATTTTGGGGATGAAAAGGATGGCCATTTCACCGAAGAACCATAGGTTCAATATCAGTAAGTAAATGTCGATCCCATCTAAATGGGTGGAATCGATAATGCTGAGAACATCGGCCACCATGAGGAACAGTAGGGGCGTCACTGCGACGGGTAGGACCTTCAGAAAATACTTGTCAAAGGATTTCTCGCTTTTTTGACCAGCGGGGTAGAGTAACAGGCTTATGATAATGGATACTCCCGCAGCAATGGAAACAAAGAGGGTTACCATATAGTGGGGTGTGTATTGCTGCATCAAGGTCTTGCAACCAAAGATGTACAGGATAATCAGGAAGATGGTCAGTACTGGAATGAAAAGAAAATGGATGGCGCCGGAGATGAACTTATTTAGGGGCTTCTCCTCTTCCAATTCCTTCAAGTTGGGCATGCCTGCCAGGGCAATGATAGGAGCCACAAAGCCCCAGCAGATTTGCATCACGTACTGGTAGAGGATCCTTTCCAAATCCAGGTTGAAAAGGGCTTCGCAGCTAACAATCAGTAGAGCGAGCCCGCCAAGGAATAGTCCTGCAATGATAATGGCGGTAAAGAGGGCCTTGATGGTTCTGCCTAAAAAATTCCAGAGGAAGATGTCGTTCTTTTCCTTCAGGGAAGGAACTAGCAGAATGGATAGAACGCAGGCGGGGCCTATTGCGGAAAGGTACAGTGGACCGTCGATAAAGACGTAGATGGACAGGTAGGCAATGAGGGCCAGGCCCCCGTAGATCGCAAGCTGAAATAGGGGATGGATTCGCTTGTAGCGTTCCTGGGCAAATTCCAGCATGACGCTTATGCTGGTGGCCAATCCTAAAAAAGTGAACATCCAGAAGATCACGCGGTAGTATTCATCCATGAAATCGGGATGATGCTCTGCCATTTGAACAGTTCCAATGGTCAGAAGCGTTATAAACGTCAAGAACCCGATGGTTACGGGAAATCTCTTAAAGGCAGAGGAAATCTGTGCTGGGTATTGCTTGATCTTTTCAAAGGTCATAAAAAATCCCTTAAGAATTTGTTCTTAAGGGAATATATAAAATTGCCGGTTGCCATGGCGGATGCCGACCTAAGTCGGCATGACTATGTGGAATTACAGCTCTTCTACGGCTTCGGCGCGGAGGTTTGCCACGATGTGGTCCTGACGCTGGGGGGTGTTGGCTCCCATGTAGTAAGCCAGCATCTTGCCGAAGTTTGCATCCGGCGGGAGAATGACGGTTTCCAGGCGCATGTCTTCGCCAATGAACTGTCCGAATTCTTCCGGGCTGATTTCGCCAAGACCTTTGAATCGGGTGATTTCCAGACCGGTCTTGCCGATTTCCTTGGCTGCCTTATCACGTTCAGCTTCGTCGTAGCAGTACTTGGTGACCTGCTTGTTGCGGACGCGGAACAGCGGAGTCTGCAGGATGAACAGGTGCTTCTGTTCCACCAGTTCCGGGAAGAACTGCAGGAAGAAGGTCATGAGCAGGAGACGGATATGCATGCCGTCCACATCAGCATCGGTTGCGATAATCACCTTGTCGTAGCGCAGGTCTTCCAGACCGTTTTCGATGTCCAGAGCGCTCTGCAGCAGGTTGAATTCTTCGTTTTCGTAAACAACCTTCTTGGTGAGACCGAAACTGTTCAACGGCTTACCGCGAAGGCTGAACACAGCCTGGGTCTGAACGTTACGAGCCTTGGTGATGGAACCGGATGCAGAGTCTCCTTCCGTAATGAAGATCATGGATTCCTTGTTCAGGGCATTCTTCACGTCGGTGAGATGGATCTTGCAGTCACGAAGTTTGCGGTTGTGGAGGTTTGCCTTCTTGGCGCGTTCGTTAGCCAGTTTCTTGATGCCCGCAATTTCCTTGCGTTCACGTTCATTCTGGGTAATACGATCCTGAAGGGCCTTTGCCGTTTCCGGATTCTTATGGAGGTAATTGTCCATTTCGCGGGAAACGTAATCCACGATCCAGGTGCGGAGCTGGGCGCCGCCCGGAGCAACGGTGGTGCTACCTAGCTTAGTCTTGGTCTGAGATTCGAACACCGGTTCCTGAATACGGACGGAAACGGCGCCGATAATGCAGTTACGGACGTCGGAGGGGTCCAGGTCCTTCTTGAAGAAGTCGCGGGCGCCCTTGACGATACCTTCGCGGAAAGCCTGCTGGTGAGTACCACCCTGTGTGGTGTACTGACCGTTGACGAAACTGTAGTAGTGTTCGCCATACTGGTTTCCGTGAGTAAATGCGATTTCAATATCGTTCTGCTTGAAGTGAGCCACCGGGTAGCGGATGGAATCGTCCACATGCTTCTGGAGCAAATCCAGAAGGCCGTTGGGGCTCACATAGGTCTTGCCGTTCATGATGAGGGAAAGACCGTTGTTCAGGTAGGCGTAGTTCCATACCTTTTCTTCCATATAGGCAGGAAGGAACCTGAAGTTCTTGAAAATGTTTGCATCCGGCTCGAAGTAGATTTCGGTACCGTTCTTTTCGGTGGTAGCGCATTCCTTTTCTTCGCGAACCAGCACGCCCTTGCTGAATTCTGCTTCCTTACAGCGACCGTCGCGGAAACTCTTGACAATGAACTTGGTGGACAGTGCGTTCACTGCCTTGGTACCCACGCCGTTCATACCTACAGACTTCTGGAAAGCTTCGGAATCGTACTTACCGCCGGTGTTGATCTTGCTGACGCAGTCGATGACCTTGCCCAGAGGAATGCCGCGGCCAAAGTCGCGGATGCGGGCAAAATGGTCTTCAATATCGATAATTACCTTCTTACCGGCCCCCATGACGAATTCGTCGATGGAGTTGTCGATAATTTCCTTGACGAGAACGTAAATACCATCGTCGGGGCTCTGGCCATCGCCAAGCTTACCGATGTACATACCCGGACGTTCGCGGATATGTTCGTTCCATTCCAGTGTTCTAATGCTGTCGTCTGTATAATTGCTTGCTGCCATAATAATCAGAACTCTTTTGTTGCAGTAAAATCAAAATTTCGCCCACAAAAGTACAATTTTTTCATGTCACTTTTGTGTCACGGGGCCGTTGAAATAAAATATAACAAAAGATTGGTGCACGAATGTGTAAGTTCTGCGCGATAAAACCTAAAACAAAAAATGCTTTTTCCTTTGATTTATTTCGCTTTGCTAAATTATTTTTGCAATAAGAAGCGAGAAATAGATTGATGCAACGTTTGGGTAATTTTTTTAGGACTTTACTGCGACTGTATTTTGACGAGCAGTTGGGTCTTCAGGTTCGTCTGCTGAACTTGATTCTTTGGGCGGTACTTGTTGGTGGCAGCATTTTTGCAATTGTTCTGTCTACGACGGTCAGTATCAATGATGGTCTGGTGATTGTACCGTTGCTGATCGCTGTTGCTATCGCTCTTATCTTTTCCTTGAAAAAGCATTACCAGATTGCCGGCTTTATTGGAACCGGTACTTGCGATATTATTCTATTCCCCATACTCTTCTTTCATAGAGGAATCGGTACAGGTGTCATTATATGGTTCACCCTGGGATTGATCTTTAGCTGGCTTACCGTGAAGGGCATTCCTGGCTTCATAACGTTCCTGCTGGGCTATGGGGCGATGAGCGCCGCCATTTATTACGGGACTGTACTCCATCCGGAAATGGTGAATGCCATACCGTTCCCCGATAATGTGACCGACGTGATTACGAGTCTGGGAGCGGTTTCTGTGGTTGTGGGGGTTATCTTTAGGTACCAGAACCGTGTTTACGAAAAGAAGAATCACGAGCTGGATGAAAAGAGTCATACCCTGGAACTCACTGCGGCACAGCTGGAAGTGGCTAGCCGTGCCAAGTCGGAATTCCTCGCTAATATGAGCCATGAAATCCGCACTCCCATCAATGGTATTATCGGTATGAATACCATGATGCTCAAGGAATGTGAAGACAAAAATTTGCGGGAATATGCCTTGAATATTCAGAGCGCCAGCCAGACTCTGTTGTCCTTAATCAACGATGTGCTTGACATTTCAAAAATTGAATCGGGTAAGATGGAAATTTTACCGGTGGACTATGAAATGTTTTCTGTGCTCAATGATTGCTACAACATGATTCATCCAAAGGCGGAGGCCAAGGACTTGATCTTGACTTTGGATGTGGATGAGACTTTGCCTGTTAAACTTTTCGGTGATGAAATTCGCGTCCGCCAGATTATAATCAACCTGCTGACAAACGCCGTGAAGTATACCGAAAAAGGATCGGTGAAACTTTCTGTGAAGTATGAATCCGCAGGCAACGATTCCATATTGCTAAAGATTGCCGTTGCGGACACCGGGGCGGGCATTCGTAAAGAAGATCTGCCTAAGCTTTTTACCATGTTCCAGCGCTTTGATGAAAAGAAGTTCCGTACGATCGAGGGCACTGGCCTTGGGTTGAACCTGGTGAAGAACCTGGTCAGCATGATGAACGGTACTGTTGATGTGGATAGTGTTTACGGCGAGGGCTCCACGTTCTCTGTGACGATTCCCCAGGTTGTGAAAAACGCAAACCCCATGGGCAACTTTAACAAGAATTACCGAAAGTACATTTCTCAACTGGAAGATGACTCCGAAGCCTTTACCGCTCCAGATGCCCGCATTCTTGTGGTAGATGACGTTAAGATGAACTTGAAGGTTGTTGAGGGCCTGCTGAAAAAATCTCAGGTGAAGATTGATACGGCTCTTAGCGGCAAGCTTGCTATTGAACTGGTAAAGGAAAATCGATACGACGTGATTTTTACGGACCACATGATGCCTGAACTAAGCGGTATCGATACTCTCCATTTGATGAACAATGATCCCTTGAACTTGAACAAGAATACCCCGGTCATTATGCTTACGGCAAATGCCATTGCGGGGGCAAGGGAACAGTACTTAAAGGACGGCTTCAGCGATTACTTGACGAAGCCTGTTCGCGAACATGACTTGACGGCCATGCTGAAAAAGTATTTGGCCATCGATGCGACCCAGCAGAAATAAATCCGCTAGAGTTTAATGCTCGCTCTCTTGAGGCGGTCATTCAGGGCCATCCCGACGCCTACGTTGGGAATGGGGTCCACTAAGATCAGCTGGTACTGGGGGAGGTCCAGGTCGTGCATAAAAGCGTACAACTTGGCGGTAGCTTCCAGCATATCCCCAGATTCCGAAAGATTCAATGTGGCGGGAATGGGACCTTCCGTATTTCCAAAGGCGATGCGGACTGTGTTTTCCGGCAATTTGAAACCTTCGGGAACAACGCCATAGTAAAGAGGAACTTGCGGGCGGTAGTGGGTATCGCACTGGCCGGGGGCGGCCATGGGCTGGCCCGGCTTGGAGGTAGATTCCTTGATGGCTACCTGACCCAGAACCTTCTCCACCATTTCGGGGGTAATTGCACCGGGGCGAAGCACCGTTGGAATTTCGCCCGTCAGGGAGATGATGGAACTTTCCACACCTACATCGCAGGAGCCGCCGTCTACAATGCCCGCTAACCCGCGGTCGGCCAGCTGGTCGGCAACGTGCTTGGCGGTAGTGGGGCTCACATGCTTAAAGAGGTTTGCGCTGGGGGCTGCCAGAGGGACGCCTGCCTTGCGGATAATTTCCTGGGCCACAGGATGTGCGGGGAAACGCACTGCCACGGAGGGAAGTCCGCTGGTGCACAGGTCCGGAATGCAATCCTTCTTAGGGAGGATCAGCGTCATGGGGCCAGGCCAGTAGGCTTCCGCCAGCTTGTAGGCTGCTTCGGGAATATCCTTGGCGATATCAGAAAGCTGGGCCACATCGCAAATATGGACAATCAGAGGGTCGAAAGTGGGGCGTTCCTTGATGGCAAAAATCTGTGCCAGTGCCTTAGGCTCGTATGCGTTGCCTGCAAGACCGTAGACTGTTTCTGTAGGAATCGCTACCACTTGTCCGTCTGCAAGAAGGCGGGCTGCTTCATCAACTGATGTCCAAGGAGGAAATTTCATATTGCAAAATATAGAAATAACCCCTCACGTCATTCTGAAGCATCGTAGATGCTGAAGAATCCAGGACGAAAAAAAGATACGTTCTTGGGAGAACGTATCTGGATCCTTCGCTTTGCTCAGGATGACGAATGGGATGGGACGATGTTATGCATCAGCGGCAGGTGCTTCTGCAGATTCAGCTTCCTTGGGTTCGTCCTTGCGACCGAAAGCGAAAACCTTGTCGCAGGCGGAGTTAAAGCGCTGCCAGGTCTTTTCGGAATGTTCGCGAGGTACTGCACCCACTTCCTTCCAGAGGCGACGGAGATGCTTCACCTTGTTCATGGAAGCGCCTACAGTGGATTCGTTCAGGTCATTGAGAAGTTCTTCGGCCTGTTCGCAGAGCAACAGCTTCTTCTGAAGGTTGTTCTGGCGAGCCTGTTCCTGAATGTCAAGCTGATCGCGACGACGGGTAAAGAAGTCATCGCAAGCTTCACGGAAGGCCTTGTAGAGGCTAGAATCTTCTGCACCGCAGGAACCGATTTCGCGCCATTCCTTCTGGATTTCGCGAACTGCGTCAGCCAGCTGGTTGGAACCAGCGCTTTCTGCAAATTCCTTGACCTTTTCGATCATTTCCAGCTTCTTGGTCTTGACTTCGGCCAGAGCTGCAGTGAGAGCTTCGTCTGCACTTGCCAGGCGTGCCAGCACCTTGTTGTAGGCGGTGCTGAAACGTTCGCTAATAGATTCGATTGCTTCCTTGGGAACCATGCCCAGGGACTTGAATTCTGCTTCCAGAGCCTTCAGGTCTTCCAGGGTGCCCTGGCCTGCAGCGTCCATAGCTTCCACCTTTCCGCAGACTTCGCCCTTGGCGTCCAGATTCTTCTGCTTGGAGGCGTCCATCTCTTCGAAGTGGGCGCGCTTCTTTTCGAAGAAGGCGTCGCAGGCGGTACGGAAACGAGTCCAGATTTCGTCGGACTTGCTCTTGGGTACGGGACCGGTTGCCTTCCAGGCATCCTGGAGCTGCTTCAACTTGTTGGAAGTGGCATTCCAGTCGCTGGATTCCTGAATTGCTTCTGCTTCCATGCAGAGGGCCACCTTCTTTTCGTAGTTGGCTTCGCGGGAAACGTCTTCAGCCTTCAGGTTTTCCTTATGCTGGGCGTAGAATGCATTTGCTGCTGCCTTGAAACGTTCTGTCAGGGCGGCCACATTTTCCTTGGGGACCATACCGATGTTCTTCCAGCTTTCCTGGAGTTCCTGCATGGTCTTGAACTTGTCCTTCCAGAAGATTTCTGCGTTGGCAACCAGTTCTTCGATCTTGGCGCAGATGGCTTCCTTGTCAGCCAGGTTCTTCAGGCGTTCGTTGTTCATTTCTTCAATGAAGGGAGCGCACTTTTCCTTAATCTTTTCGTAGTTGCTCTGGAAGTGGTCGCGGTATTCCTGGAGCTTGGCTGCAGAGATAGGACCGATTTCCTTCCAGCGGTTAGCAATATCACGGAGCTTGTTCAGAAGATCCTGGCTAGGTTCTTCCTGAGTCATGGCATCCATTTCGGTGAGCAGTTCGTCGCGGGACTGTTCGTTGCGCCAGTTTTCCCACTGCTGCATTTCCTGGAAACGGCTGGTGGCGGCCTTGTATTCCTGCCACAGGTCATGATACTTGAACTTCTGTTCGCCGACGATTTCCTTCCACTGGTTGTAGCAGTCACGAACCTTCTTGTTCAGTTCGCGGAAGTCTTCGTTTTCGTCGAAGGACTTGACCTTTTCGATAAGAGCGCGGAGCTTTGCGGAATTTTCTTCCACCAGCTTCTGGGCGCCTTCGGTAAAGGCGGAAATCTTTTCCGATAGTTTGTTCCTAATGGAGTTGTAATTCTGGAGAACAGGATCTTCGCCTTCCAGGAGGGGAAGCTTTTCCCATTCACGAACGATGGCGTGGAGGTACTTGCCGGTGTTTTCATTTACGTCAGTATCGGCCAGTGCCTGGAGACGTTCCAGCAGTTCCGGACGGGCGGATTCATCTGCCGCTTCACCTTCGGGAACTTCCACCACCACAGGCTTCTGGATTTCCTGAATCTTGAAGAAGGCGTTGTTGTAACGCTTGATGAGGCTTGCTTCCATCAGGTTCTTGCCGTCATTCCACAGTGCGACGATTTCGTCTACACGTTGTGCAGAATCCTTGACCTTGTTGTCGGAAATAATCTGTTCAAGTTCTTCCAGGGAAGAAGAAAGGGCTGCAATCTTTGCTGCCTTTTCTGCTGCTGCCTTTTCGGCGGCAATCTTTTCGGCGTTGGCTTCGTCACAGAACTTATTGAAACTTGCGTAGACTTCGTCCAGGGCGGCCTGCTTGTCGCCCATGCCTAGAGCGCGTGCTTCTGCCATGAGTCCGTCGAACTGTGCCTTGACGGACAGGGGATCCTTCTGGGCTGCCAGGTGGTGTGCCTGACCGAGAAGTGCGTCCTGCTTACCTGCAAGGAGGGCTGCAGCCTTCTTGCCACCGTCTTCAGCTTCCTTCTTGGCGCGAATCTTGTCAGAGACAAGCTTGCGTACGGAAGTGTGCTTGGAATTCTTGGCGATGTCTGCCATCAATGCGTCGGAGTCCACCTTCTTGGCGGCGATGGTTGCAATTTCTTCGCTTGCATCACGAGTTGCCACACCGGCTAGAACGCTTGCCTTCTTGCAGGAGTTGACCAGTTCCTTGCGAACAGCTTCGCAGGTGGTGTTGCTCTTCAGCAGGTCGTCTGCAAAATGGGTTTCCTTCAAGTCGTTCAGCAGGGCAAGGTCTTCGCTAGATGCTTCTTTAATATTCTTAAGCTTCTTGAATGCTTCGTCCTGGTAGCGGTTCTTAGCCAGGGTCTTGACGCTTTCGTCGCTATCGTTTACGGAAATAGCTTTCAGCACCTTGAGGCTTGCTACTTTCTTTACTGCTGCGGTACGAACTTTTACATCAGGATCGGAATTGGCCAGAGACTCAATAATGCTCTGATCGTTGACTTCCTTTTCTACGGCGGTAGCGCGTACAGCGGGGTCAGACTTTTTCCAATTCGGCTTCACAAAATCAAAAAGGCTCATAAAAAATCTCCAATGGGTAGGTAGACCATGATATCAGGTCTATATAACATAATCTAATTAAAAAATATTTTGTCAACCGACAAAAATCGGTTTTTAGGGGATTTTGGGGGGCGGGTTTAACTATCTTTGCCCTCATGGCAAAGCGTATTCCCAAAATCATTCCGCCGGAGGAAATTAAGACCAAGGTAAAGTCTGCGTCTCTTACGCAGTTTTGCGAAGTCTATGTCCCCATGGCGCCTGCGGTTTACACTTATGGTGTACCCCAGGGGGTAACCCTTTGCCGAGGAAATTTGGTGTGGGTGCAGTTTGCCACCCGAAAGAAGCCTGCCCTTGCTGTGGTATCCAAGGTCCACGGTAATCGCCCCTCCTTTGATGTGCGACTGGCCGTTCCTCACCAATCCGGCTTTTCATTCTCCGAAAGGTATATGGAGAATCTGGAATGGACGGCTAGTTATTATATAAGCACTCCCATGAAGGCGCTCTTTGTCTTCTGGCCCGCGGACTTCGAGAAGTTTTTGGAGGCATATGCCGCAAGGTCCCCGAGCAACGCCGAGGGACCGCAGAATGTCGCGGGTTTGCCGCAGGTTGCCGCTGGTGTGTCGCTGGACGTCGCGGGTTGTGGGCTGCCGCCGAAACCATCGGACTTGCCGCCCCTCACTTTAGAACAAAAGAACGCACTGGACTCTCTGGTCGCCGATTTGGACGGCTCTGGTTTTAGAGGGACCTTGCTTCACGGCGTCACTGGTTCCGGCAAGACTCGCGTCTATCAGGAACTTGCCTACGAGGCGCTTTCCCGCGGGAAGAAGGTGTTGATTCTCGTTCCGGAAATTGGTCTTACCCCTCAGACGGCGTCCCGCTTTGAAAGTTTCCTGCAGGTCCCCGTGGTGGTGTTGCATTCGGCTTTGTCCACTCCCAAGAAGCGGGCTGGATATGTTTCCATTATGGATGGGTCTGCCCGAGTGGTGCTGGGAACCCGCAGTGCTATTCTCGCTCCCTTTGATTTTGACCTGGTGATTATTGACGAGGAACATGACTCTTCCTTCAAACAGCAGGATCCTGCGCCTCGCTATCACACTCGTGACTTGGCTTTCCATCTGGCGTATAAGCACGGGGCTCTTGTGGTCTTGGGCAGCGCTACCCCAAGTCTCGAAACGTATCATAACGTGTCTGCCGGCCACCTGAAGGTGCTCCGCTTGAAGGAACGAGCCACTCAGGCGCCTATGCCCCAGGTCAGTATTCTGGACATGTGCAAGATGCGCCAGCAGAAAGGTATCATGCTGTCTCCGCAGTTGCGAGAAGCCTTGACGGATTGTGTGGCGGGGGAGGGACAGGCCATTGTCCTGATGAACCGTCGCGGTTACTCGAAAATACGAGTTTGTTCTGAATGCGGGGAAACGCTTTACTGCAAGGACTGCCATGTCCCTCTGGTTTATCACAAACAGTACAGTTCCCTGATGTGCCATTACTGCGGGAGACTTTACCCGGTGAACTCTCCCTGCCATAGCTGTGGGGCGGAAACTTATGAGTTCGTGGGCGGAGCCATCGAAATGCTGGAAGACGAAATTCAGGAGTGGGTGCCCGGCGCTAAGGTCGTCCGTATGGATCGTGACACCACCCAGAATGTAGGCGCCAGCGAAAAGATTCTGGACTCCTTCCGCAATCGGGAATACAATATTTTGATTGGTACCCAGATGGTGGCTAAGGGCCACGACTTCCCGGGGGTGCGGCTGGTTGGCGTCGTAGGCGCCGACTCCGGCCTGGGCATTCCGGATTTCCGCTCCAGCGAGAAGATGTATCAGCTGTTGAGCCAGACTGCGGGCCGCGCTGGCCGTGCGGGAGATGTGCCTGGTCAGGTTTTCATCCAGACTTTAAAGCCTACGGAACCGGTCATGCAATTTGCGGTCCATCACGATTTTGATGGATTTGCGGCCAAGGAAGTGCAGGACCGTCAGGATGCGTTCTACCCGCCGTTCTGTAAGCTGGTGGAAATCAGCTGCGGCAGCCGGGACGAAGGAGCCCTGACAACTGCGGTGAATCAACTGGAACAAATATTACGTGCAGAAAAATCCCTGCTGGTCCTTGGACCTGTGGATGCTTTTATCTCTATGGTCCAGAACATCCATTGGGCAAAACTCTACGTCAAGACTAAAGATCTCGCCCTTGTTCGCCGCATTCTTTCTCCCATCGTAAACAGCCCGAAGCCATGGGCCCCGGGCGTTGATATTAAAGTCGAGATAGATTAGCCCAAAGCAAGGCGTCGCGGGCAGGTGAAATTTGGACGATTTCGGAATTTTGTAGTGCAAATGCCCCAAAAAAGAGGATTTTGCACTAGGGTTTTGTCCTTGCGAAGGATAATACCCTGGATGGCGTAGTGTTGAGAAAGGGGAAAGTCCCTTTTTTGCACTAGTGGACTAGTGCAAAAAAATAAAAAATACAACTAATGCACTAGCCTGGAAATTAGTTTGTCTTTGATTCGGCGAAAATCGTAGTGCAAATAATTGTTTTTGCAATGGCTTGCACTACGATTTTGCAAAACGGCCACTCGGCCGGGAGCAACGACTTATCAGAATGACGAATGAGGATTATTTCTTGAGAATAGCTCTCAGTTCTTCTGCGGCTTTTTCCACGTCGTCGTTGACGATGGTGTACTCGTACTTGCCTTGAGTCTGGGCGAATTCCACTTCCTTCTTGGCATTATGGAGGCGGAGCTGGATTACTTCTTCGGAATCGGTGCCGCGACCGCGGAGGCGACGTTCCAGTTCTTCGTCACTGGGCGGCAGAATCAAGATGCCGGTAGCTTCCGGGTAAACCTTGTCAAAGTTCACCTTGCCGAAAACGTCCAGGTCGAACAACACGCGGTTGCCTTCTGCCAATGTCTTTTCCACAAAGCTCTTGGGAGTGCCGTAATAGTTGCCGTGGACTTCATTGTATTCAATGAGACCGTCGTTCTTGATCAGTTCTTCAAATTCCTCGCGGGTCTTGAAGAAATAATGAACGCC from Fibrobacter sp. UWEL includes the following:
- the priA gene encoding primosomal protein N'; protein product: MAKRIPKIIPPEEIKTKVKSASLTQFCEVYVPMAPAVYTYGVPQGVTLCRGNLVWVQFATRKKPALAVVSKVHGNRPSFDVRLAVPHQSGFSFSERYMENLEWTASYYISTPMKALFVFWPADFEKFLEAYAARSPSNAEGPQNVAGLPQVAAGVSLDVAGCGLPPKPSDLPPLTLEQKNALDSLVADLDGSGFRGTLLHGVTGSGKTRVYQELAYEALSRGKKVLILVPEIGLTPQTASRFESFLQVPVVVLHSALSTPKKRAGYVSIMDGSARVVLGTRSAILAPFDFDLVIIDEEHDSSFKQQDPAPRYHTRDLAFHLAYKHGALVVLGSATPSLETYHNVSAGHLKVLRLKERATQAPMPQVSILDMCKMRQQKGIMLSPQLREALTDCVAGEGQAIVLMNRRGYSKIRVCSECGETLYCKDCHVPLVYHKQYSSLMCHYCGRLYPVNSPCHSCGAETYEFVGGAIEMLEDEIQEWVPGAKVVRMDRDTTQNVGASEKILDSFRNREYNILIGTQMVAKGHDFPGVRLVGVVGADSGLGIPDFRSSEKMYQLLSQTAGRAGRAGDVPGQVFIQTLKPTEPVMQFAVHHDFDGFAAKEVQDRQDAFYPPFCKLVEISCGSRDEGALTTAVNQLEQILRAEKSLLVLGPVDAFISMVQNIHWAKLYVKTKDLALVRRILSPIVNSPKPWAPGVDIKVEID
- the gmk gene encoding guanylate kinase, which encodes MKNKLFVMSSASGAGKSTLQKMVLPDFPDIKYSISATTRKPREGEVDGVHYFFKTREEFEELIKNDGLIEYNEVHGNYYGTPKSFVEKTLAEGNRVLFDLDVFGKVNFDKVYPEATGILILPPSDEELERRLRGRGTDSEEVIQLRLHNAKKEVEFAQTQGKYEYTIVNDDVEKAAEELRAILKK